CTTATACAGGCGATTGGCCAGCCATGTCAGCATATGGTTCCCTGCAAGGTTCAGCCGGGTGATGGCGCCCTTATCGATCCTGCCCGACAGCCTGGAGCCAAGCACGACCTCATAATACTTTAAGCATTCGAGGATCTCCGGCACATGCGCGGGAGGGTACGTGTTGTCCCCGTCAAGCATGATGACATAATCAGAATGGACCTGTTTGAAAGCTGACTCGATGGCCATCCCCTTGCCTTTCCGCTCATCGTATAAAATGCGCGCTCCCAGCGACCGCGCTATCTCCACGGTCCTGTCAGTCGAGCGGCCGTCTACAATGACAATATCCGGATCGTAACCTTGATCTCTCAGGATTCTTACGGGAATGGCATTGATGACTTCGGCAATGCCCTCTTCTTCATTTAGTGTGGGGATGACAATGGAGACTGTTTTCATAAGCTGTCTTACTTGATTAGTATATATAAAAAAATATACTTATTTAAAAATTAAAACAACAATCCTTCGATTATTCGAAGAAAAGGTTGCTATACTAGCCCATGCCCGAGAAAAGGCCTGATTTCAGGCGCCGGCCATCGCAGAATCAATTGCCTCGCATATGGCTTCGTTGGTGGCTTTATGGCCGAACAGCACTATCCTGCCCTCTATCATGACTATCGGAAGCATGAGCCCGTTCTTTTTGATGGATGCCGTTACCTCCGGGAAGCCCATAACATCTTCAGAGAATACGTTTACCAGCGATACCTGTATGCTGTCGCCATACTTATCCAGTAAATATTTCTTTACATTGTCTTCATCTTCCAGGTGCGACTGCCCGCCGCATGTCTGGAATGACTGGCATGTGAGACAGTGAGCCTCAGGATAATACCCGAAAAGTTTCACGTCCATTTTTGCTTTTTGCTGCCCCCGTTCCATAATCATCTCTAAGTTTTTGCTTATATGGTATTATATAAATTTATTGTATGATGCCTCTCGCCAAACAAATCATAATAATTAAATAGATGAAGAGATTAGTACCTCTATAGCCATAGGTTTTTAAACTGCCGATTAATATACAAGCAATGGCGATATGGAAAAGTTGTAAAATTAATTATAATATTTAAGTAAAATTTTTAAAATGTTAATAGTTTTATTTGAAATTTTTTACTATTAACGTAATATTTAAGTGTAAAAAAAGATTTGGTATATATTATGACAAAAATTTCCACTTCTCAGGAATTAGTAGCCAATATTAAGGAGCAATGTGGTGAAGATATCGCCAATGACTTCGAAAAGATGATGGACCAGGTGAACCAGCCACGGTTCAGCGCTATTAAGAATACCTTCAGGGACTCGACGTCCGTATTCATAATGGCATGCGCTAACAGCAATATCCTGTACAAGGACTTAAGGGAAGCGGGGCTGAAACTTGGGATCGCAAGTGTTGAGACATTCTCCAGACGCATATACGAGATGCGCCGCGCGGGACTCATATACACCGAATCCATGCACAACAAGGGTCCGGGAAGGCCGAAGCTTAAGTTAAGGTTCAACCCTAACGCGTTCAAGGAAATGTTTAACGTCGACCCGAGCACGATGCTCAGCAGCAGCCACTCTGAAGATAAAGCTGTAATATAGACAGCCTGCGGTAATAAAGTAACATAATACTTATCACAAAGATCGCACTTGTTACATTTACACGCGCCGTGCCAAGGGGGAAAAGGCCCGGCGCTCGCTATAGTCAAAGTGGGGGGTTGAGAAAAAATTTTTCCAATAGTGTAAGCTATGGAAAAATTTTGTACCGCCATAATGGCGGTCATCTTTTTATTTGACAGTATTTTTAGGTCATTGTTCTTTTAAAAATTCTGTAATGGGGCCATCGATCGTTATTTAAAGATGCCTTTTACGGGCAGGTCGCTGCCATCGGGCATTAAGCGGCATATCCTTTTCGCCTTAAAGGCCATGATCTCGCACATATCAAATATCGGGGAAATGAGACACATTGATCAATGATGACAAATTGTATACTCTCTCTACCATCCAAAAAGATATATCCGATAATACAGTATTTTTTGAGCGTTAACTTTCATCTAGAGGAGAGAACATGGATAAGTATGATAAGGTCTTTGAGCTTGCCAAGAACAGGGGGTTCATATGGCCGTCTTTTGAGATATACGGAGGCGCCTCAGGCTTTTATGATTACGGGCCTCTCGGCGCGACATTAAAGAGGAAGATCGAGGACGCGTGGAGAAAGTTTTACTGCGTCGGCGAGGGTTTTTATGAGATCGAGGCACCGACCATAGGCGTCGAGGCCATCTTTGAGGCGTCAGGCCACGTGGGCGGCTTTGCTGATCCTATGACCACCTGTGAAAAATGTAAGGAATCTTTCAGGGCTGACCACATCATTAAGGGCCAGATGGAGATACCGGACGGCCTGAGCAAGCAGCAGATGACCGACCTCATTCACAAGCACAACATCAAGTGCCCGGAGTGCGGCGGCGCGCTGGGCGACGTTTATGATTTTAACCTTATGTTCACCACATGGATAGGCCCCGGCCAGAAAAAGAGAGGCTACCTGCGCCCGGAGACCGCACAGGGAATGTTCGTAGACTTCCCGAGGCTGTTAAGGTTCTACAGAGAAAAGCTCCCGTTCGGCGTCACACAGATAGGAAAGTCGTACAGGAACGAGATATCCCCCAGGCAGGGAGTCATAAGGCTCAGGGAGTTCACACAGGCTGAAGCGGAAGTATTCGTCAACCCGGAGTTCAAGGATAAGCATCCCAATTTCGATGCCGTCAAGGACCTTGTGCTGCCGCTATATGACGAGCCTTGCCAGGAGACCGGCGCGGAGCCGAAGAAGATGACCGTAGGCGAAGCGGTAGCTAACGGCACGATAGCCAACCAGTATCTCGCTTATTATGTAGCGCTCACACACCAGTTCCTCGTGAGCGTGGGCATTGACGAAAATCGCCTCAGGTTCAGGCAGCATTTGAAGAACGAAAGGGCGCATTACGCCACGGACTGCTGGGACGCGGAAGTCCTGCTCGACAGGTTCGGATGGGTAGAGATCGTGGGCATAGCGGACCGTACCAACTACGACCTTACCGCACACCAGAACCGCAGCGAGGTAGACCTGTCAGTGTTCCTGCCGTATGAGACCCCCAAGAAGGTCATGAAGACTGTCGTCACCCCGAACATGGGAGTCATCGGTCCCAGGTATAAGGGTAAGGCGGGCAAGATAATGGCCGCATTAAAATCTATGTCACAGGATGAGCTGGATAAGCCCGAAGTGAAGCTTGACATAGACGGCGAGGAAATAATCATCGACAGCAGCCTCTTCGAGCATAAGACGGTCGAGGTCGACGTAAGCGGCGAGAACATCATTCCGCACGTAGTCGAGCCATCTTATGGGATTGACAGGACTCTGTACTCGGTACTTGAACACGCCTACGATGAGGACATAGCCGACGGAGAGGAACGCGTCGTCATGCGATTTGCAAGAGGCGTGGCCCCGATAACGGTCGCCGTATTGCCTCTTCTCAGCAGGGAGCCGCTTACGGGCAAAGCACAGAGCATAGCGCGTGATCTTAAATGCGCCGGATTCTTCGTCGAGTACGACGAATCGGGAACGATAGGAAAGAGGTACAGGCGTAACGATGAGGCGGGCACCCCGTTCTGCGTGACCATAGATTATGACACGATAGAGAAGGACGACACCGTCACCATAAGGGACAGGGACTCGATGGTCCAGGTCAGGGCACCTGTAAAAGACCTTGTACCCATACTGGGCGGGCTCATCATGAGCAACAAGCCCATAACGGAGTATGGGAAAAGAGTATAATAATGCCCTTTGACAAAGACCTTTTTCTAAAAGAGGTGTCGAGGAAGTCCATACACGCGAGCGGCTTCTTCATACCTCTGTTATATTATTTTTTCATCCCCCGGGACATAATGATCATATTTCTTGGCATCGCCGTAGCTGTGGCTTTTGTCCTCGAGGCTATCAGGCTGTCAGGCATTAGCATATTTCCGGGGATCCTGCTGAGGGGCCATGAAGAGAAAGGCACCGTCGCAGCTTACTTCTATGCTTTGCTCTCTACGTTCATAGCGGTGCTCGTGTTCGAAAAGAATATCGCTGTCGCAGCGTTATTATTCCTCGACATAGGCGATGCGCTGACAGGCCTTGCGGGAGCCGTACTGAGCATGTATCGAGGCAACAGGAAGGCGGCAGTCCGTACTTATGACACGAAGCCCGGGAAGAATATTTTCAAGACAGCTATAGATGACATTACCTATTCGTTAAAAAATTTTAAATCACCCATACTGATGGCGGTCATGTTCACTATCTGTTTCTCGATCGCGATCCTGTTCTATCCCGCGATCACCGTACTTGCCGCGGCTGCCGGAGCTATTGGCGCGGTAATTGCAGATGCTTTCCCGTGGCGTATCCTCGGGTTCACCATAGACGATAATCTCGCTATACCGCTGCTTTCCGGCGCTTTCATGACACTGGTCATGATGATATAATAATTTCATCGCGCTCTAGCAAGTTATATATTGGCAGAGAAACCACATAGCCACAGGCATGTCGGAATTCATAAGCCACCCTCTGATAGTACCGGAGACAGTCGCCAGCAGGTCATATCAATTATCGCTGGCAGACAGGGCACTCGATAAGTCATGTTTAGTCGTGCTGCCGACAGGCCTCGGCAAGACAATAATAGCCCTTATCGTCATGGTCAACAGGCTTTACGGGCACGAAGGATCCAAAGTGCTGATACTCTCTCCCACAAAGCCGCTGGTAGAGCAGCATGCCGCGTTTTTCAGAAGGGTAATGACTTTGCCTCCGGAAAAGATAGCCGTGTTCACCGGCAGCATATCCCCGGAGAAAAGAGAAGAGATATGGAAAGAGTCCACTGTCATAGTCTCTACTCCCCAGGTCATCGAAAATGACATCATGTGCAGGCGGTTTGACCTGAAAGACGTCAGGCTCGTGGTTTTCGACGAGTCCCACAGGGCTACAGGTAATTACTCTTATGTGTATATAGCTAAAAAATACTTTGAGCAGTCCTCCGACCCGCTCGTACTGGGAATAACGGCATCCCCGGGAAGCACTCCCGATAAAATATTAGAGGTAAAGAATAACCTGTTCATAGAAAGGGTGGAGGTAAAGACGGAGGACGATCCCGACGTCTCGCCTTATATCCATGACAAGGATGTCGAATGGGTCAAGGTCGGAGTGCCGGATAAAGCCAACGAGATCAGGATACTGCTCGAGGCCATCATGGACGACCGCCTCACAAAGCTGAAAGAGATGGGCGTCATCTATTCCAGTAATATTAACCTCAATAAGAAGGAACTGCTGATGCTCCAGCAAAGGCTTCAGGCGAACATAGCACAGGGAGGCAGCCCGGAAAGCTATAAGGCCGTGTCGATCCTCGCCGAGGTCATGAAGGTGGAGCATGCCGTAGACCTTATCCAGACGCAGGGAGTTCTCCCCTTAAAAAGATATTTCGACAGGCTTAAGCAGGAAGTATCGGGGAAGGGAGGCAGCAAGGCATCCAGGCGCCTGATGGACGACATAAGGCTCAAGAAAGCCATTTATGTAGCTGATAATGCCGATGAGACTAACCCCAAGACTGAAAAGGTGAAGGAGATAGTCCTTGAACAGCTTTTTAATAAACCTTCATCTAAGATCATCGTCTTTACGAACTTCAGGGATACCGCGGACGTAGTGGCGAATACCCTTGCAGGTGTGCCGGGAATCAAGCCCGTAAGGTTTGTCGGCCAGGCTTCAAAACTGAACGATAAAGGACTGAGCCAGAAAAAGCAGGTGGAGATACTCAACGCTTTCCGCTCGGGGGAATATAACACCCTGATAGCGACATCCGTGGCCGAAGAAGGCCTCGACATACCTTCAACGGATATGGTACTATTCTATGAGCCGGTGCCTTCCGAGATCAGAAGCATACAGAGGAGAGGCAGGACCGGCAGGAACGCTGTCGGGCGGGTAGTAGTCCTGATGTCAAAGGGCACCCGCGACGAGGGCTCTTATTTTATCAGCCAGAGGAAAGAGAAAAAGATGTACCGTACCATGCAGAACATGAAAGACGGCCAGAATATGAGCGATATTGTAGAAAAGATAGAAAACCCTGCTCAGGGGATAGACGGAGGGAGCGAGACGGGCCGGGAAAATGACATGGTAGTCCCTGCAGGACAGATGAAGCTCGGGGAATTTAAAGAGGAAGAGAAAAAGGAGACGGAGAATGTCGTCCGGGAACAGCCATCGGATTCTATAGAGATCTATGTGGATTCCAGGGAAATGCGGTCCTCTGTCGTAAAAGAGCTTGAAAGCATGAACGCTAGCATAAAAGTGAAGACGCTTGATGTGGGAGATTACATTTTATCCGACCGCGTATGCGTGGAGCGTAAGACAGCGGATGACTTTCTAAGCACCATCTTCGATGCCAACAGGAACCTCTTTGAGCAGATAGTCTCCATGAAACAGGCATATGTAAGGCCGTTACTGATAATCGAGGGAGACGGGATCTATACGAAAAGAAGGATAAACCCGAACGTCATCCGGGGGATCATATCCTCAATAGCCATCGATTTCGGGATGCCCGTCATGTTCACTGCAAGCGAGTCCGAGACAGCGTCATTCCTGTATACCATTGCGAGGCGCGAGCAGCTTGAAAGAAAAAGGACCGTTAACCCTCATGCGCAAAAATCATCCCAGACCATGACAGAGAGACAGGAATATCTGGTATCCGCCATATCCGAGGTCGGGCCGGTCATCGCCAAAAACCTGCTGAAGCATTTCGGCTCGGTAAGGGGTATCATGGAGGCTTCCGAGGAGGAGCTTATGGCAGTGGATAAAGTAGGCGTGAAGACCGCAAGAAAGATCAGAGAGATAGTCGACGCCGAATATGTGCTAAAAGACAAGTGATCTTAAAATACGAAAAACTCAAAGTAGTGCATCTGGTTTGTAATGTACTATATCGTTTTTCTGCCACAAAGGTACACAAAGGTCACTAACTTTCACCACAAAGCGCACGAAGGCAAATAAGGACCACTAATTCTCACCACAAAGCGCACGAAGGCGAATAAGGTACACAAAGGACTTTTTCAGAAGATTATCTTATACTTAAAAAAATCGGGTACCTTCGAGCCCTTAGTGCCCTTGGTGGTGAAAAATAGTGGACCTTTGTTGCCTTTGTGGTACTAGATCAAAGATGAATATGAATTATAGAAAATATGGGACCAACTATTAAACTTTTAAAACTCGAAATTTTTGCCTGACACCTTTGCACTATCGCACAGCACATATTGTTTGAACGTGGACATTTCCTTAAAGCCCTTACGGACATAAAGCTGGATGGCGTCTGTGTTGACAGATGTTACCGCAAGTACTATCTGTCCTATCCCCGTGGCGATACACTTATTGATGAGATGATCGAGCATCAGGCTGCCAATGCCCATTTTACGGTATTTTCTTGAAACGGCGATGTCGAGTATAAGGACGCT
The nucleotide sequence above comes from Methanooceanicella nereidis. Encoded proteins:
- a CDS encoding glycosyltransferase family 2 protein, whose amino-acid sequence is MKTVSIVIPTLNEEEGIAEVINAIPVRILRDQGYDPDIVIVDGRSTDRTVEIARSLGARILYDERKGKGMAIESAFKQVHSDYVIMLDGDNTYPPAHVPEILECLKYYEVVLGSRLSGRIDKGAITRLNLAGNHMLTWLANRLYKSNITDLCTGYWGFRGYVTNQIRIYAAGFDLEANIFTECVKHGFTIGEIPIHYRVRKSISKLRPSDGIMIAESLVLNAGDLISVAGSMWMRKMYSKHLISGKSLRKRNVKMNEAFSVKLGTYGKK
- a CDS encoding dolichol kinase, producing the protein MPFDKDLFLKEVSRKSIHASGFFIPLLYYFFIPRDIMIIFLGIAVAVAFVLEAIRLSGISIFPGILLRGHEEKGTVAAYFYALLSTFIAVLVFEKNIAVAALLFLDIGDALTGLAGAVLSMYRGNRKAAVRTYDTKPGKNIFKTAIDDITYSLKNFKSPILMAVMFTICFSIAILFYPAITVLAAAAGAIGAVIADAFPWRILGFTIDDNLAIPLLSGAFMTLVMMI
- a CDS encoding DEAD/DEAH box helicase, with product MSEFISHPLIVPETVASRSYQLSLADRALDKSCLVVLPTGLGKTIIALIVMVNRLYGHEGSKVLILSPTKPLVEQHAAFFRRVMTLPPEKIAVFTGSISPEKREEIWKESTVIVSTPQVIENDIMCRRFDLKDVRLVVFDESHRATGNYSYVYIAKKYFEQSSDPLVLGITASPGSTPDKILEVKNNLFIERVEVKTEDDPDVSPYIHDKDVEWVKVGVPDKANEIRILLEAIMDDRLTKLKEMGVIYSSNINLNKKELLMLQQRLQANIAQGGSPESYKAVSILAEVMKVEHAVDLIQTQGVLPLKRYFDRLKQEVSGKGGSKASRRLMDDIRLKKAIYVADNADETNPKTEKVKEIVLEQLFNKPSSKIIVFTNFRDTADVVANTLAGVPGIKPVRFVGQASKLNDKGLSQKKQVEILNAFRSGEYNTLIATSVAEEGLDIPSTDMVLFYEPVPSEIRSIQRRGRTGRNAVGRVVVLMSKGTRDEGSYFISQRKEKKMYRTMQNMKDGQNMSDIVEKIENPAQGIDGGSETGRENDMVVPAGQMKLGEFKEEEKKETENVVREQPSDSIEIYVDSREMRSSVVKELESMNASIKVKTLDVGDYILSDRVCVERKTADDFLSTIFDANRNLFEQIVSMKQAYVRPLLIIEGDGIYTKRRINPNVIRGIISSIAIDFGMPVMFTASESETASFLYTIARREQLERKRTVNPHAQKSSQTMTERQEYLVSAISEVGPVIAKNLLKHFGSVRGIMEASEEELMAVDKVGVKTARKIREIVDAEYVLKDK
- a CDS encoding transcriptional regulator TbsP domain-containing protein, producing the protein MTKISTSQELVANIKEQCGEDIANDFEKMMDQVNQPRFSAIKNTFRDSTSVFIMACANSNILYKDLREAGLKLGIASVETFSRRIYEMRRAGLIYTESMHNKGPGRPKLKLRFNPNAFKEMFNVDPSTMLSSSHSEDKAVI
- the glyS gene encoding glycine--tRNA ligase yields the protein MDKYDKVFELAKNRGFIWPSFEIYGGASGFYDYGPLGATLKRKIEDAWRKFYCVGEGFYEIEAPTIGVEAIFEASGHVGGFADPMTTCEKCKESFRADHIIKGQMEIPDGLSKQQMTDLIHKHNIKCPECGGALGDVYDFNLMFTTWIGPGQKKRGYLRPETAQGMFVDFPRLLRFYREKLPFGVTQIGKSYRNEISPRQGVIRLREFTQAEAEVFVNPEFKDKHPNFDAVKDLVLPLYDEPCQETGAEPKKMTVGEAVANGTIANQYLAYYVALTHQFLVSVGIDENRLRFRQHLKNERAHYATDCWDAEVLLDRFGWVEIVGIADRTNYDLTAHQNRSEVDLSVFLPYETPKKVMKTVVTPNMGVIGPRYKGKAGKIMAALKSMSQDELDKPEVKLDIDGEEIIIDSSLFEHKTVEVDVSGENIIPHVVEPSYGIDRTLYSVLEHAYDEDIADGEERVVMRFARGVAPITVAVLPLLSREPLTGKAQSIARDLKCAGFFVEYDESGTIGKRYRRNDEAGTPFCVTIDYDTIEKDDTVTIRDRDSMVQVRAPVKDLVPILGGLIMSNKPITEYGKRV